The Akkermansia sp. N21116 genome includes a region encoding these proteins:
- a CDS encoding GLUG motif-containing protein — protein MKSTHHRLCRSLSLVLFAFFAVFPTTSQTIMPSAQSQQSAPRIPDTGTGEKLLPEHLSFRKIWSHRNLFTSKIDIATLDLKQIASDTAGPIPSPIRKTHTQDGLQLHNIGNSDVSFRLPLGQHIPCGIYELGISDWTSGSSAGIDIRKDDNNRIVLTCVNHANGQTKAPELRLEVYVQGVRVIDKVLSKARLHPPFTIKADFIPESIGNNIRRCFLSVWEETKEKHTLLDYKIDIQTDFSNPSVVETYRGSLVAGLASDSRLTLSGFDNAITGGAAQADPKPLHDETGTILQEGDSIWLAMSVRGYDIHSSYQGIYRLNLKTGELNITGILLFNPDNRNHYATFHAADIIYNSITQEWIAMPTAHNERPHAIKSGLIPKDPRHTPFQCVPVTSVQYPDQSNEEDASLIYDRSVGKWRLVMCDSSRGGYQIPLLESDTWNGSYREIARYTQAPCTGIQFQKLDGNYYVFFGRNVDNCEVLRYPSMNHPVRLNIQSSPRSYNVWPVIIPFRNADTNRQEYYMLSFDRETHGGAHSYGNLYLYRADVNPCKPTSEGPMGTLPPPPIVNGEIRTASQLMQIRNNPSGHYTLKNNIDLASISDWIPIGDIHTPFSGTFDGAGFTISNLNVKRPGNHHNGLFGYIGKGGLIKNLHLSEATIEGYLYTGALAGTNDGTIDTCSAKANIHAFSVAGGLVGQNNGIITHSSTSGDVASCHGDSIGGLVGVNCANTAPSNAIDLATQGVLSDCSSNARVTGILNVGGLVGHNDCGSISHCQSQGNIRANANAGGLVGTVSRNYGNPSTSPIAFSHASGDVTGTYNTGGLIGMNDGSISQCSSSGSVTGNSNTSPFIGTNHNNSTGKLEE, from the coding sequence GAGTCACCGCAATCTCTTCACCTCCAAAATCGACATTGCTACACTCGATCTTAAGCAAATAGCCTCGGACACAGCCGGACCTATTCCCTCCCCTATCCGCAAAACGCACACACAGGACGGCCTGCAGCTCCACAACATCGGCAACTCCGATGTTTCCTTTCGACTCCCTCTCGGACAGCATATTCCATGCGGAATCTACGAATTGGGAATTTCGGATTGGACAAGCGGCAGTTCTGCCGGAATCGACATACGAAAGGACGATAACAACCGCATTGTCCTTACGTGCGTCAATCATGCAAACGGCCAGACAAAAGCCCCTGAACTTCGACTTGAAGTGTATGTCCAAGGAGTTCGGGTAATCGATAAAGTTCTTTCCAAAGCCCGACTCCATCCCCCATTCACAATTAAGGCGGATTTCATCCCGGAATCCATCGGGAATAATATACGTCGCTGCTTTTTGAGTGTCTGGGAAGAGACAAAAGAAAAACATACTCTGCTTGATTACAAAATCGACATCCAGACCGATTTTTCCAATCCTTCCGTTGTCGAAACTTATCGAGGGAGTCTCGTCGCAGGACTAGCCTCCGATTCTCGCCTCACACTCTCAGGATTCGACAATGCCATCACAGGAGGAGCCGCTCAAGCCGACCCCAAGCCCCTGCATGACGAAACAGGAACCATCCTGCAGGAAGGAGACTCCATCTGGCTTGCCATGAGCGTCCGAGGCTACGACATCCACAGTAGTTACCAAGGCATTTACCGCCTCAACCTCAAAACGGGAGAACTGAATATCACGGGCATTCTCCTCTTCAATCCCGACAACCGCAATCACTACGCCACCTTCCATGCTGCGGATATCATCTACAATTCCATAACCCAGGAGTGGATCGCCATGCCTACCGCCCACAATGAACGTCCGCACGCCATCAAATCGGGACTCATCCCGAAGGATCCACGGCATACTCCCTTCCAATGCGTCCCCGTTACCTCCGTCCAATACCCCGATCAGTCCAATGAGGAAGACGCCTCGTTGATTTATGACAGATCCGTGGGCAAATGGCGACTTGTTATGTGCGACTCCAGCCGGGGCGGCTACCAAATTCCCCTTCTCGAATCCGATACGTGGAACGGTTCCTACCGGGAAATCGCCCGTTACACACAAGCGCCATGTACTGGCATTCAGTTCCAGAAATTAGACGGAAACTACTATGTCTTCTTCGGACGTAACGTGGACAACTGCGAAGTACTCCGTTATCCATCCATGAATCACCCCGTCCGGCTGAATATACAGAGTTCACCGCGTTCCTACAATGTCTGGCCCGTCATCATTCCCTTCCGCAATGCCGATACGAACCGACAAGAATACTACATGCTCTCATTCGATCGCGAAACCCATGGAGGAGCCCACTCATACGGCAATCTCTACCTGTATCGGGCCGACGTGAATCCTTGCAAACCTACCTCGGAAGGCCCCATGGGAACGCTCCCCCCTCCTCCCATCGTCAACGGAGAAATACGCACAGCCTCCCAGCTCATGCAAATTCGCAATAATCCATCCGGTCACTATACCCTCAAAAACAATATTGACTTAGCTTCCATTTCCGACTGGATACCTATCGGCGATATACACACGCCCTTCTCCGGTACATTTGACGGAGCAGGATTCACAATCTCCAATCTCAATGTCAAACGCCCCGGCAATCATCATAACGGGCTATTCGGATATATTGGAAAGGGGGGGCTTATCAAGAATCTCCATCTCTCTGAAGCCACCATCGAAGGCTATCTTTACACAGGAGCCCTGGCCGGAACTAACGACGGAACTATTGACACGTGTTCCGCCAAGGCAAACATCCATGCCTTTTCCGTAGCAGGAGGGCTTGTCGGACAAAACAACGGTATCATCACACATTCCTCCACATCCGGGGACGTTGCCTCATGCCATGGCGACAGCATTGGCGGACTCGTCGGAGTCAACTGTGCCAACACCGCTCCGTCCAACGCCATCGACCTTGCCACCCAAGGTGTCCTCTCAGATTGCTCCAGTAACGCCCGGGTAACAGGTATTCTCAATGTTGGAGGACTTGTCGGTCACAACGACTGCGGTTCCATATCACACTGCCAATCTCAAGGGAATATCCGTGCCAATGCCAATGCCGGAGGACTCGTCGGAACAGTCAGTAGAAACTACGGAAATCCATCCACCAGCCCTATCGCTTTCAGCCATGCCTCCGGCGACGTAACCGGCACATACAACACAGGGGGACTCATCGGCATGAACGACGGTTCAATCAGCCAGTGTTCTTCCTCCGGTTCCGTCACGGGCAACAGCAATACATCCCCCTTCATCGGCACAAACCACAACAACTCCACCGGCAAGCTAGAAGAGTGA
- the gatC gene encoding Asp-tRNA(Asn)/Glu-tRNA(Gln) amidotransferase subunit GatC — MNQPHIDVAYIARLASLHLTEEEVDRFSDDLTKVLNYVDQLQSYDVTGVEPMYHPLPVMDVMRDDVVLSGLSTEEALVNAPQQASEQIRVPKVVESA; from the coding sequence ATGAATCAGCCGCATATTGACGTTGCCTATATTGCCCGATTGGCGAGTTTGCACCTCACGGAAGAGGAAGTTGACCGCTTTTCCGACGATCTGACTAAAGTTCTCAACTATGTTGATCAGTTACAGAGTTACGACGTCACCGGAGTAGAGCCCATGTACCATCCCTTGCCGGTAATGGATGTTATGCGCGATGATGTAGTTCTTTCCGGTCTTTCGACAGAGGAAGCTCTGGTCAATGCTCCTCAGCAGGCCTCGGAGCAGATTCGCGTGCCCAAGGTTGTTGAATCCGCTTGA
- a CDS encoding diacylglycerol kinase family protein produces MNHVPFFLNPEARSARSIHLRRWLADRKGLFDIVEPTSPEHMQESLRECARKGLETVAVAGGDGTLRLAAGALAGTETKLVVIPSGTVNVFAREIGIGSGNFDRALQAYNQGCIKEVDVFAVNGEPFLQMAGIGIDGRAVELTTSQAKKKWGPIAYGIAGLKAACEPQPRLRITLSDGRIEEGIAVIMGNGARYGGSWTMFGDADNADGLLDVLVFRRHMGTIIKDCLHAFLRGGFSPVMKGDFSYLKVEGCSIDPVDTPASYELDGDFGGHGALKIEKHPGSLKVFVPSSKPSK; encoded by the coding sequence ATGAATCATGTCCCCTTTTTCTTGAACCCTGAAGCCCGTAGTGCCAGATCCATCCATTTGAGACGTTGGTTGGCGGACAGGAAAGGCCTTTTTGATATTGTGGAGCCGACATCGCCGGAACACATGCAGGAAAGCCTTAGGGAATGTGCTCGTAAAGGTTTGGAAACAGTGGCTGTTGCCGGTGGAGACGGTACCTTGCGTCTGGCTGCCGGAGCCTTGGCGGGAACGGAGACCAAATTAGTCGTTATACCCTCCGGTACTGTCAACGTCTTCGCTCGTGAAATAGGCATTGGTTCCGGTAATTTTGATCGTGCCCTCCAGGCTTACAATCAAGGCTGCATCAAGGAAGTGGACGTTTTTGCGGTGAATGGCGAACCCTTCCTGCAAATGGCCGGAATCGGTATTGATGGACGTGCCGTGGAGCTGACTACCAGCCAGGCCAAGAAAAAATGGGGTCCTATTGCTTATGGTATAGCTGGTCTCAAGGCTGCCTGCGAACCTCAGCCTCGTCTTCGTATAACCCTCAGTGATGGAAGAATTGAAGAAGGCATAGCCGTGATCATGGGCAACGGCGCCCGATACGGCGGTTCTTGGACTATGTTCGGAGATGCAGACAATGCGGATGGTTTGCTGGATGTCCTGGTATTCAGACGCCACATGGGAACCATCATCAAAGACTGTCTTCATGCTTTCCTTCGCGGGGGATTCAGTCCGGTCATGAAGGGAGACTTTTCCTACCTTAAAGTGGAAGGTTGTTCTATAGATCCTGTTGACACGCCTGCGTCTTATGAACTGGATGGCGATTTCGGTGGGCATGGTGCCCTCAAAATTGAAAAACACCCCGGGAGCCTCAAGGTTTTTGTCCCGTCTTCCAAACCTTCCAAGTAA
- the gatA gene encoding Asp-tRNA(Asn)/Glu-tRNA(Gln) amidotransferase subunit GatA, with translation MSLPLKSLAEWRDCLRDGSVSSVELVNMVADAIDKEDGATHAYLSYDRDAALKIARNVSQDSLLAGIPIGVKDNISVKGQPTRCASRFLEPYVAPYNASSVDRMIAAGGIPLGRMNMDEFAMGSTGENSAFGPTYNPCAPHRATGGSSSGSAASVAAGTAIAALGSDTGGSIRQPASHCGVVGLKPTYGRVSRYGLVAFASSLDQIGPITRDVRDASILLEAICGHDPKDSTSQNHPVEHFEDAVGKDIKGLRIGIPREYMTSGNHPGVSEAISGALARLESLGAELVEISLPHAEAVVAAYYIIACAEASSNLSRFDGVRYGRRSPDVSDLSNLFEFSREEGFGPEVKRRIILGTYVLSSGFYDAYYTRAQKVRSLVAGDFARAFEKVDLIAGPTAPAPAPLLGVAASDHLQTYLADIYTIPANLAGLPGISVPCGTAADGDDLLPVGLQFLAPHFREETLISAGYALEQSIK, from the coding sequence ATGTCCCTGCCTCTAAAATCCCTTGCCGAGTGGAGAGATTGTCTACGCGACGGCTCCGTTTCTTCTGTCGAACTCGTCAACATGGTGGCTGATGCTATCGATAAAGAAGACGGCGCAACTCACGCCTATCTTTCCTATGACCGGGACGCTGCCCTGAAGATAGCCCGGAATGTTTCTCAGGATTCCCTCCTGGCCGGGATTCCCATTGGCGTTAAGGACAATATTAGTGTCAAGGGGCAGCCGACGCGTTGCGCATCGCGCTTTCTCGAACCGTATGTTGCTCCTTACAATGCTTCGTCCGTCGACAGAATGATTGCGGCGGGAGGCATCCCTCTGGGACGCATGAACATGGATGAATTCGCCATGGGATCCACCGGGGAAAATTCAGCTTTCGGACCGACTTACAATCCATGTGCTCCCCATCGGGCGACGGGAGGATCATCCAGTGGTTCCGCTGCCTCGGTTGCGGCCGGTACCGCTATTGCCGCATTGGGCTCCGATACCGGCGGCTCCATCCGCCAGCCGGCTTCCCATTGCGGAGTCGTAGGATTGAAACCTACCTATGGCCGGGTTTCCCGGTATGGACTTGTTGCGTTCGCTTCGTCCCTGGATCAGATAGGACCGATTACGCGGGACGTACGCGATGCCTCGATTCTGCTGGAAGCTATCTGTGGTCATGATCCTAAGGATTCTACCTCGCAGAATCATCCGGTGGAGCATTTCGAAGATGCCGTTGGCAAAGACATCAAAGGGCTTAGGATCGGAATCCCCAGGGAATATATGACTTCTGGCAACCATCCCGGTGTGTCCGAGGCCATATCCGGTGCTCTTGCCCGGTTGGAATCCTTGGGGGCTGAATTGGTGGAAATTTCTCTTCCGCATGCCGAAGCCGTTGTGGCTGCCTACTACATTATTGCTTGTGCGGAAGCTTCGTCCAACCTGTCCCGCTTCGACGGAGTGCGTTATGGGCGTCGTTCGCCGGACGTATCGGATCTTTCCAACCTTTTCGAATTTTCTCGTGAGGAAGGCTTTGGTCCCGAGGTTAAACGCCGTATTATTTTGGGCACTTACGTTTTGAGTTCCGGCTTCTACGATGCCTACTACACCAGAGCGCAGAAAGTTCGCTCCCTTGTTGCCGGAGACTTTGCCCGCGCCTTTGAGAAAGTAGATCTGATTGCCGGTCCCACTGCCCCGGCTCCGGCTCCCCTGCTTGGTGTGGCGGCTTCGGACCATCTCCAGACCTATCTGGCGGACATCTATACCATTCCTGCCAATCTTGCCGGACTTCCCGGGATTTCGGTACCCTGTGGTACGGCTGCGGATGGCGACGATCTCCTTCCGGTTGGTCTCCAGTTTCTCGCTCCTCACTTCAGGGAAGAGACTTTGATCTCGGCCGGATACGCTTTGGAGCAAAGCATAAAATAA